The following proteins are encoded in a genomic region of Nicoliella spurrieriana:
- a CDS encoding helix-hairpin-helix domain-containing protein — protein MNRMKELIDSYRYYIIGGCGIVVVILIIFLLVGNGDNKTPETNQFESSFNSGIENSNSTNTESTSVVSVSSSASSDGKLVVDIKGAVKHPGIYKVDVDTRVSNLVDLAGGFSKSADHKNVNLAQRLNDQQVIYIPIKGEVKGNRHLNQSMDSNISNGQSQLDSSSNSGDNNGKININTADKEQLQTINGIGEKKAENIISYRQEKGNFKSIDDIKNTDGIGDKMFENIKNSITV, from the coding sequence ATGAATAGGATGAAAGAGCTAATTGATAGCTATCGTTATTACATTATCGGTGGATGTGGCATAGTTGTGGTTATTTTAATCATTTTTTTATTAGTTGGAAATGGTGATAACAAAACACCAGAGACCAATCAATTTGAAAGTAGTTTTAATTCTGGAATTGAGAATAGTAATAGTACTAATACTGAATCTACATCAGTAGTTAGTGTTAGTTCATCAGCTAGTTCTGATGGGAAATTAGTCGTTGATATTAAGGGGGCCGTTAAACATCCTGGTATTTACAAGGTAGATGTTGATACACGGGTATCTAATTTAGTTGACTTAGCAGGTGGATTTAGTAAATCAGCTGATCACAAAAATGTTAATTTAGCACAGCGACTAAATGATCAACAAGTTATATATATTCCCATAAAAGGCGAGGTTAAGGGTAACCGACACCTAAATCAATCAATGGATTCCAATATAAGTAATGGGCAAAGCCAGCTGGATTCGAGTAGTAATTCTGGTGATAATAATGGTAAAATTAATATTAATACTGCAGATAAAGAACAATTACAAACAATAAATGGAATTGGTGAAAAGAAGGCAGAAAATATTATTAGTTATCGTCAAGAAAAGGGCAATTTTAAAAGTATCGATGATATTAAGAATACCGATGGAATTGGCGATAAAATGTTTGAAAACATTAAGAATAGCATTACTGTTTAG
- a CDS encoding DNA internalization-related competence protein ComEC/Rec2: protein MICTLNVRQGNQNQLVVDGQRVVTLRVQPDQITIQPDYYYGKATIWGSKKQVLFSGSINESSLLHHGEASKQSFLMVVNAEIKEIDSATNRNQFDARRYYAVQGIQNSIKIKKIINITDAPNFNLVDAIHSFRFGLINYAEKLPKPLNLYALSLIIGEMNADVYDEIVGIKQLGLIHLFSISGLHVYYFISILERILIYLRLRREHYQILIMFILPLYFIFSGSSVGLLRAVLMVESGLIARYFKLRVAGIDIWSIALIINLILVPQMTIQFGSQLSYALSFGLIFTNKMGFFKQTVLMNMLSIPFVIFHVYEWHILTFMANLLILPLFSIIIFPVVIIGMAVFPFMPLLSIWLAQFLSIFDLVVNWMGALPGNVLFGKPPVLISAILFILTLILVNKPNVKSWTILISVYLFTFLMIHFPITGEVSYFDVGQGDSFLIRSPFNRSINLIDTGGKVIFGKQQVQTKFNAEKTSINYLKSIGINRIDNLFITHQDADHCGDLPAFLTKMKVNNLVIPIGMQNNRNFMAKISGKMGKTKLLLASSGMEFANRTIKVYHPFDSGMGANEDSLVLGSKINNINWIFTGDLDQNGEKQVISKYPELRADVLKAGHHGSKTSSAPEFLNQLSPKVAIISAGRNNRYGHPNSDVIKLFNQKRIKIYNTQIDGMISYHYGGFNGGEFKTYMER, encoded by the coding sequence TTGATTTGCACTTTAAACGTCCGTCAAGGAAATCAAAATCAGCTGGTCGTTGATGGACAACGAGTGGTTACCCTAAGGGTTCAACCGGATCAAATAACGATTCAACCTGACTATTATTATGGGAAGGCAACTATTTGGGGGTCTAAAAAACAGGTTTTATTCTCAGGATCGATTAATGAATCATCACTGCTTCACCATGGAGAGGCCAGTAAGCAATCTTTTTTGATGGTAGTTAATGCTGAAATTAAAGAAATTGATTCCGCAACGAACCGAAATCAATTTGATGCTCGTCGTTATTATGCGGTCCAAGGGATTCAAAATTCCATCAAAATTAAAAAAATTATTAATATTACTGATGCCCCTAATTTTAACCTAGTTGATGCAATTCATTCATTTCGATTTGGCCTAATTAATTATGCGGAAAAATTACCTAAACCACTTAATTTATACGCTTTAAGTTTAATTATTGGTGAAATGAATGCAGATGTTTATGATGAAATTGTTGGAATTAAGCAGCTGGGGTTAATTCATTTATTTAGCATCTCTGGATTGCATGTTTATTATTTTATTAGTATCTTGGAGCGAATCTTGATTTACTTAAGATTACGACGTGAGCATTATCAAATTTTAATTATGTTCATTTTGCCTCTTTATTTCATATTTTCGGGTTCCTCTGTGGGGCTATTACGTGCGGTATTAATGGTTGAATCGGGACTGATTGCTAGATATTTTAAATTAAGAGTTGCTGGAATTGATATTTGGAGCATTGCATTGATAATTAATTTAATACTAGTTCCTCAGATGACAATTCAATTTGGAAGCCAATTAAGTTATGCACTTTCGTTTGGATTGATTTTTACTAATAAAATGGGCTTTTTTAAGCAAACGGTTTTAATGAATATGCTGAGTATTCCATTTGTAATTTTTCATGTTTATGAGTGGCATATTTTAACCTTTATGGCAAACTTATTAATTTTACCATTATTTTCAATTATTATTTTCCCGGTAGTAATTATTGGAATGGCTGTCTTTCCCTTTATGCCACTTTTATCTATTTGGCTTGCTCAATTTTTATCTATTTTTGATTTAGTGGTTAATTGGATGGGTGCGCTCCCTGGAAATGTTTTATTTGGTAAACCACCGGTTTTAATTAGTGCTATATTATTTATTTTAACGTTAATATTAGTAAATAAACCGAATGTTAAATCATGGACAATCTTAATTAGTGTTTACTTATTTACATTTCTAATGATTCATTTTCCTATTACTGGTGAGGTGTCCTATTTTGATGTTGGACAGGGCGATAGTTTTTTGATTAGATCACCATTTAATAGATCAATTAATTTAATTGATACTGGTGGTAAGGTGATTTTCGGTAAACAACAAGTTCAAACTAAATTTAACGCTGAAAAGACATCAATTAATTACTTAAAGAGTATTGGAATTAATAGAATCGATAATCTATTTATTACCCATCAAGATGCTGATCATTGTGGGGATCTACCTGCTTTTTTGACTAAAATGAAGGTTAATAATTTGGTTATTCCAATCGGGATGCAGAATAATCGAAATTTTATGGCTAAAATTAGTGGTAAAATGGGTAAAACTAAGTTATTGTTAGCAAGTTCTGGAATGGAGTTTGCTAATCGAACAATTAAGGTATACCATCCGTTTGATTCTGGAATGGGGGCAAATGAAGATTCACTAGTTCTTGGTAGTAAGATTAATAATATTAATTGGATATTTACCGGAGACCTTGATCAAAATGGTGAAAAACAAGTTATTAGTAAATATCCGGAATTAAGGGCTGATGTTTTAAAAGCAGGTCATCATGGAAGTAAAACCTCGAGTGCTCCTGAATTCTTAAATCAATTGAGTCCAAAGGTTGCAATTATTTCCGCTGGTCGAAATAATCGGTATGGACATCCTAATTCTGACGTAATTAAATTATTTAACCAAAAACGAATTAAGATTTATAATACCCAAATTGACGGGATGATTTCATATCATTACGGTGGATTTAATGGTGGCGAATTTAAAACTTATATGGAGAGGTGA
- the rpsT gene encoding 30S ribosomal protein S20: MPVIKSAIKRVKTNEKAEKENIVQKSAMRNAIKKFEKAQATGSDNLEETFKAAISKIDHVKSKGLIKANKASRDKSRLTRLFNK, encoded by the coding sequence ATGCCAGTAATTAAATCCGCTATCAAGCGTGTTAAGACTAATGAAAAAGCAGAAAAAGAAAACATTGTTCAAAAGAGTGCAATGAGAAATGCTATCAAGAAGTTTGAAAAAGCTCAAGCAACTGGTTCTGATAATCTTGAAGAAACTTTCAAGGCTGCCATTAGCAAGATTGACCACGTTAAATCAAAAGGTTTAATCAAAGCTAACAAGGCTAGTCGTGATAAGTCTCGTCTTACTAGACTTTTTAATAAGTAA
- a CDS encoding ComE operon protein 2 gives MAKKRIPWDQYFMLQAVLISTRSTCNRLSVGASLVRDKRIIAGGYNGSVAGDAHCTDDGCYMVDGHCLRTIHAEMNAILQCAKFGEPTDGAEIYVTDFPCLQCTKMLLQAGIVKINYLRNYNNDDYAMHLIKLKQIALQQVELDQQTLSMLPFNTYLSDK, from the coding sequence ATGGCTAAGAAGCGAATTCCATGGGATCAATACTTTATGTTACAAGCTGTGCTAATATCTACTAGAAGTACCTGTAACCGACTATCAGTTGGGGCTAGTTTGGTTCGTGATAAGCGAATTATCGCTGGCGGATATAATGGATCGGTTGCGGGGGATGCCCATTGTACTGATGATGGTTGTTATATGGTCGATGGTCACTGTTTACGGACCATTCATGCTGAAATGAATGCAATCTTACAATGTGCTAAATTTGGCGAGCCTACTGATGGTGCTGAAATTTATGTAACTGATTTTCCCTGCTTACAATGTACGAAAATGTTATTGCAAGCTGGAATCGTTAAAATTAATTACTTGCGTAACTATAATAATGATGACTATGCAATGCATTTAATTAAATTAAAACAAATTGCGCTACAACAAGTTGAATTAGATCAACAAACTTTATCGATGTTACCATTTAATACCTATTTATCTGATAAATAA
- the holA gene encoding DNA polymerase III subunit delta: MANLKLIWRGEQVNYYEISDQVKNRNLKSLYLITGKQEYLIDQLKNQFINVIPKDERTMNFASYDMETTPLDDAMNDAMSAPFFGEHRLVIINNPLFLTGEKSKNKIDHDIDSLLKYIQKPMPSTILVIIAPYEKLDARKKIVKQLKKAAVQVDLQSVNEFETKQYVNTFLNQHGYQIDSRVMDQLIQRTDGQLSAIMSDLPKVMIYCHQDKQITTNAVNSLVTKTLNQNIFTLVDMVLRKQTTYAVSLYQELIMEGQSSIQINAVLLGQFRLLLQVLVLSKYGYSQGKLASALKVHPFRVKLAMQTIRKYHFTELKRAFLGLSDIEKQLKSTNESPELLFEMFMLKFA; the protein is encoded by the coding sequence GTGGCGAATTTAAAACTTATATGGAGAGGTGAGCAAGTGAATTATTATGAAATAAGTGATCAAGTTAAAAATAGGAATCTAAAATCACTGTATTTAATTACTGGCAAGCAGGAGTATTTGATTGACCAACTAAAAAATCAATTTATTAATGTAATCCCAAAGGACGAACGAACAATGAATTTTGCAAGTTACGATATGGAAACCACTCCACTGGATGATGCAATGAATGATGCAATGTCTGCACCTTTTTTTGGTGAACACCGGTTGGTGATTATAAATAATCCATTATTTTTAACTGGTGAAAAAAGTAAAAATAAGATCGATCATGATATTGATTCTCTTTTAAAATACATTCAAAAACCAATGCCTTCAACTATTTTAGTGATAATTGCTCCTTATGAAAAATTAGATGCTAGAAAAAAGATTGTTAAACAATTAAAAAAAGCTGCTGTTCAAGTAGATTTACAGTCAGTAAATGAATTTGAAACTAAGCAATATGTAAATACTTTTTTAAATCAACATGGATATCAAATTGATTCGCGTGTTATGGACCAATTAATTCAAAGAACTGATGGTCAATTATCTGCTATTATGAGTGATTTACCTAAGGTGATGATATATTGCCATCAAGATAAACAAATAACTACTAATGCAGTTAATAGTCTGGTGACTAAGACTTTAAATCAAAATATTTTTACCCTTGTTGATATGGTATTAAGAAAACAAACAACATATGCGGTAAGTCTATATCAAGAACTAATAATGGAGGGCCAGTCCTCCATTCAAATCAATGCTGTTTTATTAGGTCAATTTAGATTATTATTGCAGGTATTGGTGCTTAGTAAATATGGATATAGTCAGGGAAAATTGGCAAGTGCACTAAAAGTACACCCATTTCGGGTTAAATTAGCGATGCAAACGATTCGTAAATATCATTTTACAGAGTTAAAACGTGCCTTTTTAGGATTAAGTGATATTGAAAAACAGTTAAAAAGTACTAATGAATCACCAGAACTACTTTTTGAAATGTTTATGTTAAAATTTGCATAA
- a CDS encoding SepM family pheromone-processing serine protease: MKNKKKHRYLKYGILIGVVLLIAACFLLPIPRFIEGPGGADNLKPIVKIKGHADNKGGEFMLTSVGIGQATPASYVYAKLNPYYSIEKIQDVTGGQDNATYDRLQNFYMQSAINEAIYTAYHAAHQDVTKKYRGIYIIDVLNTSKFKNVIHVGDTIVRVNGHRFNSALGYQNYIRKQKVGAPLKIGYYHNSKYKEVTKPLTKLPNTNQPGIGITLTDNLKVTTKIPIKVNPGQIGGPSGGLMFSLQIYSQLTGKDIRKGRKIAGTGTINADGSVGEIGGIDKKIIAAKRQGATIFLAPYVKPTRAVKSIEPDHLTNYELAVKTAKRYAPNMKVIPVTSFKDALSKLK, from the coding sequence ATGAAAAATAAGAAAAAGCACCGTTACTTAAAATATGGAATATTAATTGGGGTGGTGCTGTTAATTGCAGCCTGCTTTTTGTTGCCAATTCCTCGATTTATTGAGGGTCCGGGTGGTGCTGATAATTTAAAACCAATTGTTAAAATTAAGGGCCATGCTGATAATAAGGGCGGAGAATTTATGCTAACTTCAGTAGGAATTGGTCAAGCGACCCCAGCCTCATATGTGTATGCTAAATTAAATCCGTACTACTCAATTGAAAAAATTCAAGATGTAACCGGCGGTCAGGATAATGCAACTTATGATCGATTACAGAATTTTTATATGCAAAGCGCAATTAATGAAGCAATTTATACCGCATATCATGCAGCACATCAGGATGTAACTAAGAAATATCGTGGGATTTATATTATTGATGTTTTAAACACTTCTAAGTTTAAAAATGTAATCCATGTTGGTGATACAATTGTAAGGGTGAATGGCCATCGCTTCAATTCAGCATTAGGGTACCAAAATTATATTCGAAAACAAAAAGTGGGAGCCCCACTTAAAATTGGTTATTACCATAATTCAAAATATAAAGAAGTTACTAAACCATTAACTAAATTGCCAAATACCAATCAACCTGGGATTGGAATTACTTTGACTGATAATTTAAAAGTAACGACTAAAATTCCAATTAAGGTTAATCCTGGTCAAATTGGAGGGCCATCTGGTGGTTTAATGTTTTCATTGCAAATTTATAGTCAACTAACTGGTAAGGATATCAGAAAAGGCCGTAAAATTGCTGGGACTGGAACCATTAATGCGGATGGATCAGTGGGTGAAATCGGTGGAATTGATAAGAAAATCATCGCTGCAAAGCGACAGGGAGCTACGATTTTCTTAGCTCCGTATGTGAAACCCACTAGGGCAGTTAAATCAATTGAGCCAGATCATTTAACTAACTATGAATTAGCAGTTAAAACAGCTAAGCGTTATGCACCTAATATGAAGGTAATTCCAGTTACTTCATTTAAAGATGCACTATCTAAATTGAAATAA